TTTTAACTTCAAGGCTTTTCAGTAATATAGATCAGATGCTGTCTATCTACAACCCTGACTGGATTATTGTCCAAGGTGATACGACATCCGCCCTTGTAGGCGCGATATGCGGGTTTTATCACAAAATTAAAATTGCCCATGTCGAAGCAGGATTAAGAACCTACAACCGATGGGCACCATTTCCTGAAGAATTCAATCGAACATGTATTTCTCACATCGCTGATATTCATTTCGCACCAACTACCAAAGCAAGAGAACGACTCTTAGAATTACCCAGGATTGATCCAAATTCAATATTTATAACCGGCAATACAATTGTTGACGCACTCCTATGGGCTAGAGAAATCCTTTTAGATCATATTCCCTACGATATACATACAGAGATAATTCAACACATAGAAAGCAAAAAAAAATTAATCTTAGTTACAACTCATCGCCGTGAATCATTCGGTATCGGCTTAAAAAACATATGCCACGCCTTGATAAAAATCGCTTCTGATTATAAAGACCTCCTGATCGTATTTCCAGTGCATCTTAATCCTAATGTTAAAAAACCTGTGTATGAAGCTTTGAGTTCTCATAAAAATATACTACTATTGCCACCAATAAATTATCTTTCGTTGGTATGGCTTATAGACCAAGCATATATTATTTTGACTGACTCCGGCGGTATTCAGGAAGAAGCTCCAACATTTAAAAAGCCTATACTTATACTAAGAGACACAACTGAGCGACCTGAGGTTATAGACTCTGGC
This genomic window from Candidatus Methylacidiphilales bacterium contains:
- the wecB gene encoding UDP-N-acetylglucosamine 2-epimerase (non-hydrolyzing); this translates as MQSRKKIIVLLGTRPEAIKLAPVIRALRCHPSTFETLVLSTGQHEIMVKQALEVFGIKPDIELDAMQYAQSLGLLTSRLFSNIDQMLSIYNPDWIIVQGDTTSALVGAICGFYHKIKIAHVEAGLRTYNRWAPFPEEFNRTCISHIADIHFAPTTKARERLLELPRIDPNSIFITGNTIVDALLWAREILLDHIPYDIHTEIIQHIESKKKLILVTTHRRESFGIGLKNICHALIKIASDYKDLLIVFPVHLNPNVKKPVYEALSSHKNILLLPPINYLSLVWLIDQAYIILTDSGGIQEEAPTFKKPILILRDTTERPEVIDSGFGVLVGTDQKKILYHFNLILNDTKVYNSMTQSVNPFGDGHAAKKICDILLKSI